The DNA segment CGCTCAGGCGGGGATCAGATCGTTCGGGTTGATCACGAACTTCTTGGCGGCCCCGCCCTACGGGGAGCGTGATGGTCGGCGAACCATTCAGCCTTCCACGCCGGCCAGGAACGCGATCAGGTCGTCGGCCAGGAGCTTGGGCTCTTCGAAGGCGGCGAAGTGGCCGCCGCGCGGCATCTCGGTCCAGCGCCGCAGGTCGGCGAAGATCCGCTCCGCCCACTCTCGCGGCGGCCTGACGATCTCGGCGGGAAAGTCGGCGGCCGCGGCCGCGACCTCGATCCGCTCACCGGGGTCGAGCCGCCACCGATCGCGGCGCTCCCCGAGGTAGAGCCGCATCGAGGAGGTGATCGTCCCGGTCGCCCAGTACATGGTCAGGAAACTGCACAACTGGTCCTTCGAGAACCGCCGTTCCACCTCGCCGTCGCAATCGCTCCAGCGCCGGTACTTCTCCACCAGCCAGGCGGCCAGACCTGCGGGCGAGTCGTTGAAGGCAACGCCCACGGCATCGGGCGCCGCGGAGTGCAGGAACAGGTGGAAGCCCTCGCGGTTCCGCCAGCGCGTGCCGATCTCCACGTAGGCCTGCTCGGCTTCGCTGATGGGCAGCTCGGTGAGGTCGCGCGGGACCGGGAGCACCGAAACGGCGTTGACGTGCACCGCGGCCACGGTCGCCGGCGAGTCGAGAGCCATCCGCGCCGCGATGTTCGCCCCCCAGTCGCCGCCCTGGACGGCATAGCGCTCATACCCCAGGCCGTCCTCCATCAGCGCCCGCAACCGCTTCGCGACCGCGGTCGCGCTGAGCGCGCTGTCCGGGTCCTCGGACCACCCATACCCCGGCAGGGAAGGGACGACCACGTCGTGGCCCGCCTCCACCAGTAGCCCGATCAGGGCCAGGAACTCGATCGGTCCACCCGGCCAGCCATGGATCAGCATCACGGGCAGGCCGTCCTGCCCGCTTCGCTCCCTCATCAGGTGCAGGCCGTTCCAGCGCAGATTCTCGAAGCTGTTCAGCCGCGACTCGAACGCGCGCCAGTCGTACCGGTCGGCCCAGTATTCGCACAGCTCCCGCAGGTAGGCTATGTCAACGCCGAGTTGCCAGCCCTCCTCGGCGGGCTGCTGCGGCCAGCGCGTCCGCTGCAGTCGTGCGCCCAGGTCATCGAGGACCTGGTCGGCCACGTGAATTTCGAACGGCTCAGGAGAATCGGGCACTACAGCGGTGGCTCCCCTCCACCGAGCAGGATTCGCAGCATGTGAAGCCCGACCAGCGCGGAGCGCTCGCGGATGTCCTGGCGGCCCCCGGGAATCACCGGGTCGCGGGCGAGGGTCCGTCCGTCATCGAGCTTGGCACAGAAACAGACGTAACCGACCGGCTTCTCCGCCGTGCCGCCGTCGGGGCCCGCGATCCCGGTGACCGAGACGGCGACGTCGGCATGGAAGCGCTCCAGAGCTCCGTCGGCCATCGCCTCGGCGACCTTCGGCGAGACGGCGCCATGACGCTCGATCAGCGCCGGGTCAACGCCGAGCAGGTCGGACTTCGCCTGGTTCGAGTAGGCGACGACGCTGCCGGCGACGTAATCGGAGGCCCCCGGGATCGCCGTCAGGCGGGCCGCGAGCAGGCCGCCGCTGCACGACTCGGCCAGGCCCACTCGCCGGCCGCGCAAGAGCCCCGCCACCAGCTCGTCGATCGTGGTGCCGTCGTCCGAGAACAGGTAGCGGCCGTGACGCTCTTCGACCGCCGCGCGCACCGCCGCCGCCGCGGCGTCCGCGCCTTCGCGATGACGGACGTCGATCTCCAGTTCGCCTCCCCGCAGGCAGGTCGTGACCTCGAGCGCCGACAGGTCGGTGTCGCGCTCGACCTCGCGCAAGGTCTTGGCGATCTCCGATTCGGGGATTCCGATCAGGCGCAGCGTGTAGCCCTGAAATGGGCTCGCACGCCCGAGCACCGCGCGCGCGAGCTCCGAATCGAGCGCCGCCGGCCACATCGCCTGCAGTTCGCGCGGCGGTCCGGGCAGGACGATCACGGTCGGCCCGTCTGTGGGCACGACCAGGCCGGGAGCGGTTCCGGCGGGGTCGATGGCGGTCGCGCCTTGCGGCACCATCGCCTGCTTTCTGTTTGCCTCGCGAAGCGCGTCGGTATCGAAGCGCAGCCGCCGGGCAAACCGGGCCAGTATGCGACCGATCTTGGCCTCCATCCCCTCGTCGAGGACCAGCTCGCGCCCGGCGAATCTGGCGATCACCTCGGCCGTGAGATCGTCGGCGGTCGGGCCAAGCCCACCGCTGGTGACGATCAGCTCAGCACCCTGAGCGGCGAGGAAACGCAGCGCCGCCTCGAGGTCGCCGGCACGGTCCCCGACGCACAGGATGTGGGTCACGTCCACGCCCAGCTCGCCGAGTCGCTCCGAGATCCACGGGCCGTTGCGGTCCGTGACCCGACCGGTCAGGACCTCGGTGCCCGTGACCACAATTCCGGCTCGAACCGCGTCGCCGCTCACGGCCATGCGGTCAGGGGCACCTCGGGCCCTTGTAGTTGATCTCTTGCACGTCCTCGTGGCTGATCTCGTAGCTCGCCGGCCCGCGCGAGCGCAGGGAGCGTGGCTGGCCGTCGAGGATCAGGGTGAGCGCTCCCCCGCTCGTGAGGTCGAGACGGTAGTGGTCGGCCGGCGGCTGGAAGGGCCCCTCCTTGCTGTCCGAGATCAGCGTCTGGCTGTCGATCAGCGCCCGCCCGTCGCCGGTCACGAGGCAGACCTCCATGGCGTCGCGCGTGATCAGCGCCACTGTCACCGGTTTTGCGGGTGAGCCGCCCTGGTTCGTGTCGCCCTTACTTGCGTGGCCGGCATGCTCGTGCTTGCCCTTGTGGCGATGCTTCCCTTGATCCTCGGACCCGGTCAATCCCAGGATCAGCAGCAGGGCCACCACAGCCGCGGCCACCATGACGAGCGCGAACGCCCACACCGGCCACCCGCGCCGCGGCTCCTCGCCCGGTCGACGGCGTCGCTCCAGCACAGGCTCGCTGAACGAATAGGCGCGGTCTGCGTTCTGCGCCGCCTCGACGGTCCGCCGGTACTCGTCCACCAGGGCGTCCCCGTCGAGGCCGAGGAACTGGGCGTAGGTCCGCAGGAACCCCTTGGCATAGGCGGGCGCGGGGAGCACCTCCCACTCTTCGTTCTCGAGCGCCCGGAGGTACTTGATCCTGATCTTGGTGCGCTCCTCGACCGTGCGAATGTCGAGCTTGCGGCGAGTGCGGGTCCGTTTCAGGACCTCGCCGATCGGCAGCCCGTCAGCTTCGTCCCTGGTGGCCATCACGAGGGCTATTCTCGCCGCCCCCGCAGCGCCGCGCCGTCCGGTCAGCCCTTGAGCGCCTCGAGCTCGGCCCCGGTGTCGGGCTCGCGATCCTCCTTGAGGCCATCGGGGGAGCGGTCGCCGCCTTCCTCCGAAGCATGCTCGAGGATGCGCCCGAGCTCCGCCTCCGACGCCAGGACCTGCCGGGGCTTCGAGC comes from the Solirubrobacterales bacterium genome and includes:
- a CDS encoding alpha/beta fold hydrolase, giving the protein MPDSPEPFEIHVADQVLDDLGARLQRTRWPQQPAEEGWQLGVDIAYLRELCEYWADRYDWRAFESRLNSFENLRWNGLHLMRERSGQDGLPVMLIHGWPGGPIEFLALIGLLVEAGHDVVVPSLPGYGWSEDPDSALSATAVAKRLRALMEDGLGYERYAVQGGDWGANIAARMALDSPATVAAVHVNAVSVLPVPRDLTELPISEAEQAYVEIGTRWRNREGFHLFLHSAAPDAVGVAFNDSPAGLAAWLVEKYRRWSDCDGEVERRFSKDQLCSFLTMYWATGTITSSMRLYLGERRDRWRLDPGERIEVAAAAADFPAEIVRPPREWAERIFADLRRWTEMPRGGHFAAFEEPKLLADDLIAFLAGVEG
- a CDS encoding competence/damage-inducible protein A; its protein translation is MAVSGDAVRAGIVVTGTEVLTGRVTDRNGPWISERLGELGVDVTHILCVGDRAGDLEAALRFLAAQGAELIVTSGGLGPTADDLTAEVIARFAGRELVLDEGMEAKIGRILARFARRLRFDTDALREANRKQAMVPQGATAIDPAGTAPGLVVPTDGPTVIVLPGPPRELQAMWPAALDSELARAVLGRASPFQGYTLRLIGIPESEIAKTLREVERDTDLSALEVTTCLRGGELEIDVRHREGADAAAAAVRAAVEERHGRYLFSDDGTTIDELVAGLLRGRRVGLAESCSGGLLAARLTAIPGASDYVAGSVVAYSNQAKSDLLGVDPALIERHGAVSPKVAEAMADGALERFHADVAVSVTGIAGPDGGTAEKPVGYVCFCAKLDDGRTLARDPVIPGGRQDIRERSALVGLHMLRILLGGGEPPL
- a CDS encoding helix-turn-helix domain-containing protein; translation: MATRDEADGLPIGEVLKRTRTRRKLDIRTVEERTKIRIKYLRALENEEWEVLPAPAYAKGFLRTYAQFLGLDGDALVDEYRRTVEAAQNADRAYSFSEPVLERRRRPGEEPRRGWPVWAFALVMVAAAVVALLLILGLTGSEDQGKHRHKGKHEHAGHASKGDTNQGGSPAKPVTVALITRDAMEVCLVTGDGRALIDSQTLISDSKEGPFQPPADHYRLDLTSGGALTLILDGQPRSLRSRGPASYEISHEDVQEINYKGPRCP